One Amycolatopsis thermophila DNA segment encodes these proteins:
- a CDS encoding DNA alkylation repair protein, whose translation MTETTVADVLAELAELEDPKARAVNEKHGDDHGVNLSKLRALAKRLKTQQDLARRLWGTGDSAARLLATLICRPKAFERDELDAMLREARTPKVHDWLVNYVVKKSPHAEELRRSWFADPDPVVASAGWALTTERVHKTPAGLDLAGLLDTIEAQMKDAPDRLQWAMNACLAQIGIDHAGYRDRALDIGERLEVLKDYPTPPNCTSPFAPVWISEMVRRQHERSG comes from the coding sequence GTGACCGAGACGACGGTGGCCGACGTGCTGGCCGAGCTGGCCGAGCTCGAGGACCCGAAAGCCCGCGCCGTCAACGAGAAACACGGCGACGACCACGGCGTGAACCTCTCGAAGCTGCGCGCCCTGGCGAAGCGGCTGAAAACGCAGCAGGACCTCGCGCGCCGGCTGTGGGGGACGGGGGATTCCGCGGCGCGACTGCTCGCGACCCTGATCTGCCGCCCGAAGGCGTTCGAGCGCGACGAGCTGGACGCCATGCTCCGTGAGGCACGCACGCCCAAGGTCCACGACTGGCTCGTGAACTACGTGGTGAAGAAGAGCCCGCACGCCGAAGAACTGCGCCGGTCCTGGTTCGCGGACCCGGATCCGGTCGTCGCCAGTGCGGGCTGGGCGCTGACCACCGAACGGGTCCACAAGACACCCGCGGGTCTCGACCTCGCCGGACTGCTCGACACCATCGAGGCGCAGATGAAGGACGCCCCGGACCGGCTGCAGTGGGCGATGAACGCCTGCCTGGCCCAGATCGGGATCGACCACGCCGGGTACCGCGACCGCGCGCTGGACATCGGGGAGCGCCTCGAGGTGCTCAAGGACTACCCGACCCCACCGAACTGCACGTCCCCGTTCGCGCCCGTCTGGATCAGCGAGATGGTGCGCCGGCAGCACGAGCGGTCCGGCTAG
- the map gene encoding type I methionyl aminopeptidase → MIELKTPAEIDRMHVAGRFVAEVLSEVGRLADVGVNLLDLEHHVRGMIERRGAESCYWDYAPSFGRGPFRNVICLSVNDAVLHGLPHDYTLRDGDVLTADLAVGIDGWVADSARTIVVGTAAEEDLRIIRATEEALEAAIEVARPGNRLGDISAAIWTVARDYGYPVNTEFGGHGIGRTMHEDLHVPNKGRPGRGLKLRPGLTLALEPWFARTTDRIVHDADGWTIRSADGSRTAHSEHTVAITEDAPLVLTRRADETPPARGGSARRLSTKDA, encoded by the coding sequence GTGATCGAACTGAAGACGCCTGCGGAGATCGACCGCATGCACGTGGCCGGGCGGTTCGTCGCCGAAGTGCTCTCCGAGGTCGGCCGGCTCGCCGACGTGGGCGTCAACCTCCTGGACCTCGAGCACCACGTGCGCGGCATGATCGAACGGCGCGGGGCGGAGTCCTGCTACTGGGACTACGCCCCGTCCTTCGGCAGGGGCCCGTTCCGCAACGTCATCTGCCTGTCCGTCAACGACGCCGTCCTGCACGGCCTGCCCCACGACTACACGCTGCGGGACGGGGACGTGCTCACCGCGGACCTCGCGGTCGGCATCGACGGCTGGGTCGCCGACTCGGCGCGCACGATCGTCGTCGGCACCGCCGCCGAGGAGGACCTGCGGATCATCCGCGCCACCGAGGAAGCGCTGGAGGCGGCGATCGAGGTGGCGCGCCCGGGCAACCGGCTGGGTGACATCTCGGCGGCGATCTGGACCGTGGCGCGCGACTACGGCTATCCGGTCAACACCGAGTTCGGGGGCCACGGCATCGGCCGCACCATGCACGAGGACCTGCACGTGCCCAACAAGGGCCGCCCGGGCCGCGGCCTGAAGCTCCGGCCGGGGCTGACCCTCGCACTCGAACCCTGGTTCGCCCGCACGACCGACCGGATCGTGCACGACGCCGACGGCTGGACGATCCGCTCGGCCGACGGGTCACGCACGGCCCACTCCGAGCACACGGTCGCCATCACCGAGGACGCCCCCCTGGTGCTCACCCGCCGGGCCGACGAAACCCCTCCCGCACGGGGCGGTTCCGCCAGACGTCTGTCCACTAAGGACGCCTAG
- a CDS encoding CaiB/BaiF CoA transferase family protein has product MTDAFEGIRILDFTQLEQGPSATQVLADFGAEVIKVERIDAGEIGRFQPPLLANGFSPHWSATNRNKKSISIDVKSPEGREIIHTLAQDADIVASNFRPGVMDRLGFGWEQLSAINPRIIVAYASGYGLSGPYAHRRGQDLAAQAISGLMALTGSKETGPVPTGTFMIDYLASMQFAQGMMIALAAREKTGRGQVVDSNLLNAAITSHLQEGTTYLNTGQRFDRPAAGIAHAHNTALYGYYEAADGLWFTLIGEFYVDRQWQRAARACGLDQDVADDPRFQTIDGLREHTEETHRLLAEAIRKFPRAEIMARFEAEDVLVAPVHDYDAVFDDPQVRHNGLVLEAEVDGVGPVKFVGMPVALTETPARLRHLPPTIGRHNDEVLTAAGLSPQRIAELKAAGVVGSERDRERDGGTPAWS; this is encoded by the coding sequence ATGACGGACGCGTTCGAAGGCATCCGCATCCTCGACTTCACCCAGCTCGAACAGGGCCCGTCGGCGACCCAGGTGCTCGCGGACTTCGGGGCCGAGGTGATCAAGGTCGAGCGGATCGACGCCGGCGAGATCGGCCGGTTCCAGCCGCCGCTGCTGGCCAACGGCTTCAGCCCCCACTGGTCGGCGACGAACCGCAACAAGAAGAGCATCAGCATCGACGTCAAGTCCCCCGAGGGCAGGGAGATCATCCACACCCTCGCCCAGGACGCCGACATCGTCGCCAGCAACTTCCGGCCCGGTGTGATGGACCGGCTCGGCTTCGGCTGGGAGCAGCTGTCGGCGATCAACCCGCGCATCATCGTCGCCTACGCCTCGGGCTACGGCCTGTCCGGACCGTACGCGCACCGGCGCGGCCAGGACCTGGCGGCGCAGGCGATCAGCGGGCTGATGGCGCTGACCGGCAGTAAGGAGACCGGCCCGGTCCCGACCGGTACCTTCATGATCGACTACCTCGCCTCCATGCAGTTCGCGCAGGGCATGATGATCGCACTGGCGGCCCGGGAGAAGACCGGCCGCGGGCAGGTCGTCGACTCCAACCTGCTCAACGCGGCGATCACCAGCCACCTGCAGGAAGGCACCACCTACCTCAACACCGGGCAGCGGTTCGACCGGCCCGCCGCAGGTATCGCCCATGCCCACAACACCGCCCTCTACGGCTACTACGAAGCCGCCGACGGCCTGTGGTTCACCCTCATCGGCGAGTTCTACGTCGACCGGCAGTGGCAGCGCGCCGCCCGCGCGTGCGGGCTCGACCAGGACGTCGCCGACGATCCGCGGTTCCAGACGATCGACGGCCTGCGGGAGCACACCGAGGAGACGCACCGGCTGCTCGCCGAGGCCATCCGCAAGTTCCCGCGCGCGGAGATCATGGCCCGGTTCGAGGCCGAAGACGTGCTCGTCGCCCCGGTCCACGACTACGACGCCGTCTTCGACGATCCGCAGGTGCGCCACAACGGGCTCGTGCTGGAGGCCGAAGTGGACGGTGTCGGACCGGTGAAGTTCGTGGGCATGCCCGTCGCCCTCACCGAGACCCCCGCCCGGCTGCGTCACCTCCCGCCCACCATCGGCCGGCACAACGACGAAGTCCTCACCGCCGCGGGCCTGTCCCCGCAGCGGATCGCCGAACTCAAAGCCGCCGGCGTCGTCGGCTCCGAACGCGACCGCGAACGCGACGGCGGCACCCCCGCCTGGTCCTGA
- a CDS encoding SDR family NAD(P)-dependent oxidoreductase: MLAVNARGTLLTLQLAARCLRDSGAAVAVASIQALLPNPLSADYAASKAAVLSLTRSFAAELAPRGIRVNAVAPGRIDTALSDYGSAEVGRLTGQDAGETLARRLATNPLGRIGRADEVAAAVAFLASDDASYITGECLNVCGGDVMA, translated from the coding sequence GTGCTCGCCGTCAACGCGCGCGGCACCCTGCTCACCCTGCAGCTCGCCGCGCGGTGCCTGCGCGACTCCGGCGCGGCGGTCGCCGTCGCCTCGATCCAGGCGCTGCTGCCCAACCCGCTGTCCGCGGACTACGCCGCGTCGAAGGCCGCCGTGCTGAGCCTGACCAGGTCCTTCGCGGCCGAGCTGGCGCCGCGCGGGATCCGGGTGAACGCGGTCGCGCCGGGACGCATCGACACCGCGCTCTCGGACTACGGCAGCGCCGAGGTCGGGCGCCTCACCGGGCAGGACGCGGGGGAAACCCTGGCGCGACGGCTCGCGACCAACCCGCTCGGCCGGATCGGCCGGGCGGACGAGGTCGCCGCCGCGGTCGCGTTCCTGGCCTCCGACGACGCCTCCTACATCACCGGCGAATGCCTCAACGTGTGCGGTGGGGACGTGATGGCGTGA
- a CDS encoding PaaI family thioesterase, with amino-acid sequence MTSTDLAAMSGLELMRWVQTESPAELPSIRRLLGMRFDEVEHGRIVISLDTRPDFANPLGTVHGGIAATLLDSVMGCAVHTTLPAGVGYTTLELKVNYIRSARTDGQTLTATGTVIHAGRRTATAEGQVLDERGKLIAHATTTCIILRDG; translated from the coding sequence GTGACGAGCACCGATCTCGCTGCCATGTCCGGTCTGGAACTGATGCGGTGGGTGCAGACCGAGAGCCCCGCCGAGCTCCCCTCGATCCGGCGGCTGCTGGGCATGCGCTTCGACGAGGTCGAGCACGGCCGCATCGTCATCTCCCTGGACACCCGCCCCGACTTCGCCAACCCGCTGGGCACCGTCCACGGCGGGATCGCCGCCACGCTCCTGGACTCCGTGATGGGGTGTGCCGTCCACACCACGCTGCCCGCCGGCGTCGGCTACACCACGCTCGAACTCAAGGTCAACTACATCCGCTCCGCCCGGACCGACGGCCAGACCCTGACGGCCACGGGCACCGTCATCCACGCCGGCCGTCGCACCGCCACCGCCGAGGGCCAGGTGCTCGACGAGCGCGGCAAGCTGATCGCCCACGCCACCACGACGTGCATCATCCTGCGCGACGGCTGA
- a CDS encoding TetR/AcrR family transcriptional regulator, with protein MVRSAVSLLREHGASATSVDRVLAHSGAPRGSVYHHFPGGRTQLIEEAVVLAGDVMTGVIEAAAEADDPVEAVDAFFALWRDRLVHGRFRAGCPIVAVAVEATDDAPQLARSAAAAFARWQEALTALFRRHGLPEERSRRLAALIIAAAEGALVLCRAQQSTAPIEAAAAEIHDLLVHALRTP; from the coding sequence ATGGTTCGCAGTGCCGTCTCGCTCCTGCGCGAACACGGCGCGAGCGCGACCAGCGTCGACCGGGTGCTCGCCCACAGCGGAGCCCCACGCGGGTCGGTCTACCACCACTTTCCCGGCGGGCGGACACAGCTGATCGAGGAGGCGGTGGTGCTCGCCGGGGACGTCATGACCGGCGTGATCGAGGCCGCCGCGGAGGCCGACGACCCGGTCGAAGCCGTCGACGCGTTCTTCGCGTTGTGGCGCGACCGGCTCGTGCACGGCCGCTTCCGGGCCGGCTGCCCGATCGTCGCGGTCGCGGTGGAGGCCACCGACGACGCGCCCCAGCTCGCGCGTTCCGCGGCCGCGGCCTTCGCCCGCTGGCAGGAGGCGCTCACCGCGCTGTTCCGGCGGCACGGCCTGCCCGAGGAGCGCAGCCGCAGGCTCGCCGCGCTCATCATCGCCGCCGCGGAGGGCGCGCTGGTCCTGTGCCGGGCCCAGCAGAGCACGGCCCCCATCGAGGCGGCCGCCGCCGAGATCCACGACCTGCTCGTCCACGCCCTGCGCACCCCGTGA
- a CDS encoding MarR family winged helix-turn-helix transcriptional regulator — protein MADDLRPEQLQTYFALVEATALLHHAVEQHLRADGGLSYVQFQLLARLAGSAGQLTMTELADGVVYSRSGLTHQAGLLEKAGLVTRGPSPDDQRATLVTITDAGRALVEKVLPGHVEVVRSLLFDPLSEEDLPRLGDIMTRVRDHMRALPPRSVTTRKRRTATGDDRRSPS, from the coding sequence ATGGCGGATGACCTGCGTCCCGAGCAGCTGCAGACCTATTTCGCGCTCGTGGAGGCCACCGCCCTCCTCCACCACGCGGTCGAACAGCACCTGCGGGCGGACGGCGGCCTGAGCTACGTCCAGTTCCAGCTGCTGGCCCGGCTCGCCGGGTCCGCGGGCCAGCTGACGATGACCGAGCTGGCCGACGGCGTCGTCTACAGCCGCAGCGGCCTGACCCACCAGGCGGGCCTGCTGGAGAAGGCCGGCCTGGTCACGCGCGGCCCCAGTCCCGACGACCAGCGCGCCACGCTGGTCACCATCACCGACGCCGGGCGCGCCCTGGTCGAGAAGGTGCTGCCCGGTCACGTCGAGGTGGTGCGCAGCCTCCTGTTCGATCCACTGTCCGAAGAGGACCTGCCCCGCCTCGGTGACATCATGACCCGCGTCCGCGACCACATGCGCGCCCTGCCGCCCCGCTCGGTCACGACCCGCAAACGCCGCACCGCGACCGGCGACGACCGGCGAAGCCCGTCCTGA
- a CDS encoding IclR family transcriptional regulator domain-containing protein, whose product MTASTRLVARQDPDDRHPAGRNAPRTLAEVQARIDEARAKGWARVHDSVEEGISAMAAPLVDPDSDKPLGVVSIAGPSVQLTDERMETLAPSLLETAAELSGLATSLSHELHSRNQLEPAG is encoded by the coding sequence TTGACGGCGAGCACGCGGCTGGTGGCCCGCCAGGACCCCGACGACCGGCACCCGGCCGGCCGCAACGCGCCCCGCACACTGGCCGAGGTGCAGGCGCGCATCGACGAGGCACGGGCGAAGGGGTGGGCCCGCGTGCACGACAGCGTCGAGGAGGGCATCTCCGCGATGGCGGCGCCCCTGGTCGACCCGGACAGCGACAAGCCGCTCGGGGTGGTGAGCATCGCCGGCCCGAGCGTCCAGCTGACCGACGAGCGGATGGAGACCCTGGCACCCAGCCTGCTGGAAACGGCCGCCGAACTGTCCGGGCTCGCCACCAGCCTGTCGCACGAACTGCACTCCCGGAACCAGCTCGAGCCCGCCGGCTAG
- a CDS encoding enoyl-CoA hydratase-related protein: MPTLDRQDDVFVLDLGDGENRFHPDWIASVDAALDDVEKAPGPRALVTTATGRFYSNGLDLEWLSAHGDRYREYVDSVHGLLARVLSLPVITVAAIPGHAFAAGAMLSLAHDFRVMRADRGFWCLPEVDIDIPFTPGMSALIRARLTPQTAHEAMVTGRRYGGTDAQAAAIVDRAVAEGAVLATAAEIAGAQAAKAGSTLATIKERLYGPALALLRTTTAAEQGERA; the protein is encoded by the coding sequence ATGCCCACGCTCGACCGCCAGGACGACGTGTTCGTCCTCGACCTCGGTGACGGCGAGAACCGCTTCCACCCCGACTGGATCGCCTCCGTCGACGCCGCTCTGGACGACGTGGAGAAGGCGCCGGGACCGCGTGCGCTGGTGACCACCGCGACGGGCAGGTTCTACTCCAACGGGCTGGATCTGGAGTGGCTGTCCGCCCACGGCGACCGGTACCGCGAGTACGTCGACTCCGTCCACGGGCTCCTCGCGCGCGTGCTGTCCCTGCCGGTGATCACCGTCGCCGCGATACCGGGGCACGCGTTCGCGGCCGGCGCGATGCTCTCGCTGGCCCACGACTTCCGGGTGATGCGCGCCGACCGCGGCTTCTGGTGCCTGCCCGAAGTGGACATCGACATCCCGTTCACGCCCGGCATGTCCGCGCTCATCCGGGCCCGGCTGACGCCGCAGACCGCCCACGAAGCCATGGTGACCGGACGGCGGTACGGCGGCACCGACGCGCAGGCGGCCGCCATCGTCGACCGGGCCGTCGCCGAGGGCGCCGTCCTGGCCACGGCCGCCGAGATCGCGGGGGCGCAGGCCGCCAAGGCCGGCTCCACCCTGGCCACCATCAAGGAACGCCTGTACGGCCCGGCGCTGGCCCTGCTGCGCACGACCACCGCCGCCGAGCAAGGAGAACGCGCGTGA
- a CDS encoding DUF993 family protein gives MTPLTSTGLVLPTAGGGTVRHVMHEPIDYPRHPEPFTSRTVLAAAHVVADARADYQPGQTPPVDWEATIAFRKHLFSYGVGIAEGMDTTERGPGGLIWPQAKELIRLGVAAAREAGAAVVAGAGTDQITSPRPSLAEIVDAYTEQLEFVQAQGSAAVLRASHALVSAARSEDDYLSVYRDVLARTDRPAIVHWLGTGFDPTLAGYWGHTDVREAMDVVVRMAQENAPHLEGIKFSLLDEELEKEFRRRLPTGVKVFTGDDYGYTDLLLGDGEHHSHGLLGVLDPIAPLAAAGFAALDAGDEQGFAETMNRSIPMAVKMFEAPADRYKVGTVFVAWLSGHQDHFRMVTGREGLRSLQHLTDLFVLTDALGLFPDPELAAHRMRLLLAVGGVG, from the coding sequence GTGACCCCCCTGACCTCGACCGGGCTCGTGCTGCCCACCGCCGGCGGCGGCACCGTCCGCCACGTGATGCACGAGCCGATCGACTACCCGCGCCACCCGGAGCCGTTCACCTCCCGCACGGTGCTGGCCGCCGCGCACGTCGTCGCCGACGCGCGCGCCGACTACCAGCCCGGCCAGACCCCTCCGGTGGACTGGGAGGCGACGATCGCGTTCCGCAAGCACCTGTTCAGCTACGGCGTCGGCATCGCCGAAGGCATGGACACCACCGAACGCGGCCCCGGCGGGCTCATCTGGCCGCAGGCGAAGGAACTCATCCGCCTCGGCGTGGCCGCCGCGCGGGAAGCCGGAGCCGCCGTCGTCGCCGGAGCCGGTACCGACCAGATCACCTCGCCCCGGCCCAGCCTCGCCGAGATCGTCGACGCCTACACCGAACAGCTCGAGTTCGTGCAGGCCCAGGGCAGCGCGGCGGTGCTGCGCGCGAGCCACGCCCTGGTCTCCGCCGCACGGTCCGAGGACGACTACCTGTCGGTCTACCGCGACGTGCTCGCCCGGACCGACCGGCCCGCCATCGTGCACTGGCTGGGCACCGGCTTCGACCCCACCCTCGCCGGCTACTGGGGACACACCGACGTGCGCGAGGCGATGGACGTGGTCGTGCGGATGGCGCAGGAGAACGCCCCGCACCTCGAGGGCATCAAGTTCAGCCTGCTGGACGAGGAGCTGGAGAAGGAGTTCCGCCGCCGCCTGCCCACCGGGGTCAAGGTGTTCACCGGTGACGACTACGGCTACACCGACCTGCTACTGGGCGACGGCGAGCACCACAGCCACGGGCTGCTGGGCGTGCTCGACCCGATCGCACCCCTCGCCGCCGCCGGGTTCGCCGCGCTCGACGCCGGTGACGAGCAGGGGTTCGCCGAGACGATGAACCGCTCCATCCCGATGGCCGTCAAGATGTTCGAGGCCCCGGCCGACCGCTACAAGGTCGGCACGGTGTTCGTCGCGTGGCTGTCCGGCCACCAGGACCACTTCCGCATGGTCACCGGGCGCGAGGGCCTGCGTTCCCTGCAGCACCTGACCGATCTGTTCGTCCTCACCGACGCGCTCGGCCTGTTCCCGGATCCGGAGCTCGCCGCGCACCGGATGCGCCTGCTGCTCGCCGTGGGAGGGGTGGGATGA
- a CDS encoding acyl CoA:acetate/3-ketoacid CoA transferase, whose amino-acid sequence MIPLDAAPSGRGHADLHLTPEAAVALIADGARVAVGGTGSLLQVPETLLAALEQRWERDHSPAGLDVVHVMGLGDHTGRGIDHIAIPGLVRRFVGSHFVLSPRQQSVIARGEVEAVGLPAGTISLLYREIAARRPGLFTDIGLGTFVDPRQQWGRMNAGTTEGLSELVTVRGEEWLFYPRFDIDVALLRATEADPDGNIGMDDEAALGDNLAIAQAAHNSGGTVLVEVKRLVGRGAIPANRVRIPGPLVDHVVVTGYPNQTPVTVTDPRRTGTTANRPTEVEPLPFDQRKVVARRAAMELHEGDLANLGVGMANGISYVALEEGFLDRFTLTVEQGIFGGLPGVGLDSGTAINPSAVVDMPGQFDLYDGGALDFAGLAYAEVDRRGNVNVAAAGGKPIGPGGFIDISQKARTIVFCGTLRGGGLEVRLDDGKLTITREGRYPKFVPEVSHISFSAERACRRGQRVLYVTERAVFRLTGEGVELIEIAPGADLRRDVLDRMGFVPLMRSEPRPMDPRLFRPEPAGLKPHPSTERPQHA is encoded by the coding sequence GTGATCCCGCTCGACGCCGCCCCGTCCGGCCGGGGCCACGCGGACCTGCACCTGACACCCGAAGCGGCCGTGGCCCTCATCGCCGACGGGGCGAGGGTCGCCGTCGGCGGCACCGGCTCGCTCCTGCAGGTCCCCGAAACGCTGCTCGCGGCGCTCGAACAGCGCTGGGAGCGGGACCACTCGCCCGCCGGGCTCGACGTCGTGCACGTCATGGGCCTGGGCGACCACACCGGCCGCGGAATCGACCACATCGCGATCCCCGGCCTCGTGCGCCGCTTCGTCGGCTCGCACTTCGTGCTCTCGCCACGGCAGCAGTCGGTCATCGCCCGCGGCGAGGTCGAGGCGGTCGGCCTGCCCGCCGGGACGATCTCGCTGCTGTACCGGGAGATCGCCGCGCGCCGGCCGGGCCTGTTCACCGACATCGGCCTCGGCACGTTCGTCGATCCGCGGCAGCAGTGGGGGCGGATGAACGCCGGCACCACCGAAGGTCTCAGCGAGCTGGTGACCGTCCGGGGCGAGGAGTGGCTGTTCTACCCGCGCTTCGACATCGACGTCGCCCTGTTGCGGGCCACCGAGGCCGACCCCGACGGCAACATCGGCATGGACGACGAGGCCGCCCTCGGCGACAACCTCGCGATCGCCCAGGCCGCGCACAACAGCGGCGGCACCGTCCTGGTCGAGGTGAAACGGCTGGTCGGGCGTGGCGCCATCCCGGCGAACCGGGTGCGGATCCCCGGACCGCTCGTCGACCACGTGGTCGTCACCGGCTACCCGAACCAGACCCCGGTCACCGTCACCGACCCGCGGCGCACCGGAACCACGGCGAACCGGCCGACCGAGGTCGAACCGCTGCCGTTCGACCAGCGCAAGGTGGTGGCCCGGCGCGCGGCGATGGAGCTGCACGAGGGCGACCTGGCCAATCTCGGTGTCGGCATGGCCAACGGGATCAGTTACGTGGCGCTCGAGGAGGGTTTCCTCGACCGGTTCACGCTCACCGTCGAGCAGGGCATCTTCGGTGGCCTGCCCGGTGTGGGCCTGGACTCGGGCACCGCGATCAACCCGTCGGCCGTGGTGGACATGCCCGGCCAGTTCGACCTCTACGACGGCGGCGCGCTCGACTTCGCCGGCCTCGCCTACGCCGAGGTCGACCGGCGCGGCAACGTCAACGTCGCGGCTGCGGGCGGCAAGCCGATCGGGCCCGGCGGGTTCATCGATATCAGCCAGAAGGCCCGCACCATCGTGTTCTGCGGCACCCTGCGCGGCGGGGGCCTCGAAGTCCGGCTGGACGACGGGAAGCTCACCATCACCCGCGAGGGCCGCTACCCGAAGTTCGTGCCGGAGGTCTCGCACATCAGCTTCAGCGCCGAACGGGCCTGCCGCCGGGGACAGCGGGTGCTGTACGTGACCGAACGGGCCGTGTTCCGGCTGACCGGCGAGGGCGTGGAACTCATCGAGATCGCCCCCGGCGCCGACCTCCGGCGCGACGTCCTCGACCGGATGGGCTTCGTCCCGCTCATGCGGTCCGAGCCGCGCCCGATGGATCCCCGCCTGTTCCGGCCCGAGCCCGCCGGGCTCAAGCCGCACCCGAGCACAGAAAGGCCCCAGCACGCATGA
- a CDS encoding NADP-dependent oxidoreductase, which produces MKAVRYHRYGDSDVLVHEEAETPVPGTGQVLVKVAATSFNPVDAAIRAGALRDVFPLALPHVPGIDLAGTIAEAGPGVGRWQAGDAVVAFLPLDADGAAAEYALAPAEVLAAAPKTVDLADAAALPSVGLTAWQALFDHAGLRSGQTILINGAGGAVGGYAVQLARRAGATVTATASPRSADRLRDHGADRLIDHTTTPVTDAGRRFDVVLNLVPTSPGEIAALAGLVADGGALVSTTTPPPDDPGRGIRTTRVFALSKADQLAGLVARVDAGELRIDVAARRPLAELPAVHSDSDAGRLPGKTVLIPA; this is translated from the coding sequence ATGAAGGCAGTGCGCTACCACCGCTACGGCGACAGCGATGTGCTCGTCCACGAGGAGGCCGAGACGCCGGTCCCCGGCACCGGGCAGGTGCTGGTGAAGGTCGCGGCGACCTCGTTCAACCCGGTCGACGCGGCCATCCGCGCCGGCGCCCTGCGGGACGTGTTCCCGCTGGCCCTGCCCCACGTGCCGGGCATCGACCTCGCCGGGACGATCGCCGAGGCCGGTCCCGGCGTCGGCCGCTGGCAGGCGGGCGACGCGGTCGTGGCGTTCCTGCCGCTGGACGCCGACGGCGCGGCGGCCGAGTACGCACTCGCGCCGGCCGAGGTCCTCGCCGCGGCCCCGAAGACCGTCGACCTGGCCGACGCCGCGGCACTGCCGTCCGTCGGGCTCACGGCGTGGCAGGCGCTGTTCGACCACGCCGGCCTGCGGTCCGGGCAGACCATCCTGATCAACGGGGCCGGTGGCGCGGTGGGCGGCTACGCCGTGCAGCTCGCCCGGCGGGCCGGCGCGACCGTCACCGCGACGGCGAGCCCGCGCAGCGCCGACCGCCTCCGCGACCACGGTGCCGACCGGCTCATCGACCACACCACCACCCCCGTCACCGACGCGGGCCGGCGATTCGACGTCGTGCTCAACCTGGTGCCCACCTCGCCCGGCGAGATCGCGGCGCTGGCCGGGCTCGTCGCCGACGGCGGGGCCCTGGTCAGCACCACCACCCCGCCCCCGGACGACCCGGGGCGCGGCATCCGCACCACGCGCGTTTTCGCCCTGAGCAAGGCCGACCAGCTCGCCGGCCTCGTCGCCCGGGTGGACGCCGGGGAGCTGCGGATCGACGTCGCCGCCCGGCGCCCGCTGGCCGAACTCCCCGCGGTGCACTCGGATTCCGACGCCGGCCGTCTGCCCGGCAAGACCGTCCTCATCCCCGCCTGA